A window of the Salarias fasciatus chromosome 7, fSalaFa1.1, whole genome shotgun sequence genome harbors these coding sequences:
- the LOC115391255 gene encoding vacuolar protein sorting-associated protein 4A — translation MTTSTLQKAIDLVTKATEEDKAKNYEEALRLYQHAVEYFLHAIKYEAHSDKAKESIRAKCMQYLDRAEKLKDYLKNKDKQGKKPVKEAQSNDKSDSDSEGENPEKKKLQEQLMGAIVMEKPNVRWNDVAGLEGAKEALKEAVILPIKFPHLFTGKRTPWRGILLFGPPGTGKSYLAKAVATEANNSTFFSVSSSDLMSKWLGESEKLVKNLFDLARQHKPSIIFIDEVDSLCGSRNENESEAARRIKTEFLVQMQGVGNNNDGILVLGATNIPWVLDAAIRRRFEKRIYIPLPEEPARAQMFRLHLGNTPHSLSEADLRQLAHKTDGYSGADISIIVRDALMQPVRKVQSATHFKKVHGPSRSNNQVMVDDLLTPCSPGDPAAIEMTWMDVPSDKLLEPIVCMSDMLRSLSTTRPTVNTEDLLKVKKFTEDFGMEG, via the exons ATGACAACGTCAACATTACAG AAAGCGATCGATCTCGTCACCAAAGCCACCGAGGAGGACAAGGCCAAGAACTATGAGGAGGCTCTGCGCCTGTACCAGCACGCCGTGGAGTACTTCCTGCACGCCATCAAAT ATGAGGCGCACAGCGACAAGGCGAAGGAGAGCATCCGAGCCAAGTGCATGCAGTACCTGGACCGGGCGGAGAAGCTCAAGGACTACCTGAAGAACAAGGACAAGCAGGGCAAGAAGCCCGTGAAGGAGGCGCAGAGCAATGACAA gaGCGACAGCGACAGTGAAGGAGAAAACccggagaagaagaagcttcaggagcagctgatgg GTGCGATCGTGATGGAGAAGCCCAACGTGAGGTGGAACGACGTGGCCGGCCTGGAGGGAGCCAAAGAGGCCCTGAAGGAAGCCGTCATCCTGCCCATTAAGTTCCCCCACCTGTTCACAG GTAAACGGACCCCCTGGAGAGGCATCCTGCTCTTCGGACCCCCGGGGACGGGGAAGTCCTACCTGGCCAAAGCCGTGGCCACCGAGGCCAACAACTCCACCTTCTTCTCCGTCTCGTCCTCCGACCTCATGTCCAAGTGGCTGGGAGAGAGCGAGAA gctGGTGAAGAACCTCTTCGACCTGGCTCGCCAACACAAGCCTTCCATCATCTTCATCGACGAGGTGGACTCGCTGTGCGGCTCCAGGAACGAGAACGAGAGCGAAGCCGCCCGACGCATCAAGACCGAGTTCCTGGTCCAGATGCAGG gtgtgggGAACAACAACGACGGGATTCTGGTGCTCGGAGCCACAAACATCCCCTGGGTGCTGGACGCCGCCATCcgcaggag GTTTGAGAAGCGGATCTACATCCCCCTGCCGGAGGAGCCGGCCCGCGCCCAGATGTTCCGCCTCCACCTGGGAAACACGCCGCACAGCCTGAGCGAGGCCGACCTGCGGCAGCTGGCGCACAAGACCGACGGATACTCCGGAGCCGACATCAGCATCATCGTCCGGGACGCCCTCATGCAGCCGGTCCGCAAGGTGCAGTCAGCCACACACTTCAAGAAG gttcaCGGTCCGTCCCGGAGCAACAACCAGGTGATGGTGGACGACCTGCTGACCCCCTGCTCCCCCGGTGACCCCGCAGCCATAGAGATGACCTGGATGGACGTGCCTAGTGACAAACTGCTGGAGCCCATCGTCTGCATG TCGGACATGCTGCGCTCCCTGTCCACCACTCGTCCCACCGTCAACACCGAGGACCTGCTGAAGGTCAAGAAGTTCACAGAGGACTTTGGGATGGAGGGCTGA
- the LOC115391262 gene encoding cyclin-dependent kinase 10-like, with translation MEAAGEDEPEPIRLKSVKDNKTFTVPQNDRFGSCRSVREFEKLNRIGEGTYGIVYRARDTKSEEIVALKKVRMDKEKDGIPISSLREITLLLRLRHPNIVELKEVVVGSHLESLFLVMSYCEQDLASLLENMDTPFSEAQVKCIVLQLLRGLEYLHHNFMIHRDLKVSNLLMTDKGCVKIADFGLARMYGIPQQPMTPRVVTLWYRAPELLLGTKSQTTALDMWAVGCILAELLAHKPLLPGTSEIQQVDLIVQLLGTPNENIWPGFSQLPLIGQYNLRKQPYNNLKNKFNWLSDAGHRLLNLLLMYDPQRRATAKDSLESSYFKEKPLPCEPELMPTFPHHRNRRAAPNPADSRAAKRSRV, from the exons ATGGAGGCCGCCGGGGAGGACGAACCGGAGCCCATAAGGCTGAAGTCCGTTAAAGACAATAAAACCTTCACGGTGCCTCAGAATGACCGG TTTGGGAGCTGCCGCAGCGTCCGAGAGTTCGAGAAGCTGAACCGGATCGGCGAGGGGACGTACGGCATCGTGT ACCGAGCTCGAGACACCAAGTCCGAGGAGATCGTGGCTCTGAAGAAAGTCCGCATGGACAAAGAGAAAGACG GGATCCCCATCAGCAGCCTGCGGGAGATCACCCTGCTGCTCAGACTCAGACACCCCAACATCGTGGAGCTgaaggaggtggtggtgggaaGCCACCTGGAGAG CCTGTTCCTGGTGATGAGTTACTGTGAGCAGGATCTGgccagcctgctggagaacatgGACACGCCGTTCTCCGAGGCTCAG GTGAAGtgcatcgtcctccagctgctccgagGTTTGGAGTATCTTCACCACAACTTCATGATTCACAG GGACCTGAAGGTGTCTAATCTGCTGATGACAGACAAAGGCTGCGTGAAGATCG ccgatTTCGGCCTCGCTCGGATGTACGGGATCCCTCAGCAGCCGATGACGCCCCGCGTGGTCacgctgtg gtACAGAGCTCCAGAGCTCCTCCTCGGCACCAAGAGCCAGACGACAGCTCTAGACATGTg GGCGGTGGGCTGCATCCTGGCCGAGCTGCTGGCCCACAAGCCTCTGCTGCCGGGGACGTCGGAGATCCAGCAGGTCGACCTGATCGTCCAGCTGCTGGGGACGCCCAACGAGAACATCTGGCCG gGTTTCTCTCAGCTGCCTCTCATCGGTCAGTACAATCTGAGGAAGCAGCCGTACAACAACCTGAAGAACAAATTCAACTGGCTGTCTGATGCTGGACACAGACTGCTCAACCTGCTGCTCATGTACGACCCTCAGCGCAG AGCGACGGCCAAAGACAGCCTGGAGAGTTCGTACTTTAAGGAGAAACCTCTGC CCTGTGAGCCTGAGCTCATGCCCACGTTTCCTCACCACCGCAACAGACGAGCCGCTCCCAATCCGGCCGACAGCCGGGCGGCCAAGAGGAGCCGAGTGTGA